A portion of the Roseovarius sp. SCSIO 43702 genome contains these proteins:
- a CDS encoding arsenate reductase ArsC, which translates to MTAIRNVLFLCTGNSARSILAEAILTARGAGRFRGFSAGSHPSGAPHPRAIALLDQLGHDTSGLRSKSWDEFAEPDAPKMAFIITVCDNAAGEVCPVWPGRPATAHWGLPDPAAVTGSDAQEALAFAETYRMLTRRIDAFTALPLETLDAMSLQSRLDAIGRDDDTRIPAR; encoded by the coding sequence ATGACCGCCATCCGAAACGTCCTGTTTCTCTGCACCGGCAACTCTGCCCGCTCGATCCTTGCCGAGGCGATCCTGACGGCGCGGGGCGCGGGACGGTTCCGCGGCTTTTCAGCCGGCTCGCACCCCTCCGGCGCACCGCATCCACGCGCGATCGCGCTGCTCGACCAGCTCGGGCATGACACGTCCGGCCTGCGGTCCAAGAGTTGGGATGAATTCGCCGAACCGGACGCGCCGAAAATGGCTTTCATCATCACCGTCTGCGACAATGCGGCGGGCGAGGTCTGCCCGGTCTGGCCCGGCAGGCCCGCGACTGCGCATTGGGGCCTGCCCGATCCGGCTGCCGTGACGGGATCCGACGCGCAGGAAGCGCTCGCCTTCGCCGAAACCTACCGGATGCTGACCCGCCGGATCGACGCCTTCACGGCGCTGCCGCTCGAAACGCTCGACGCGATGTCGCTGCAATCGCGGCTCGACGCGATCGGGCGCGATGACGACACGCGCATACCGGCGCGCTGA
- a CDS encoding aspartate/glutamate racemase family protein: protein MTRYDLDAGAGGGTRIGLVVLSTDETLEHEARLAFTGRDVNLLHARIPSIAEVRPDTLATMADEMTATAALLPLGLSALGYACTSGATVIGPAEVARLLHIAHPNVPVSDPMTAVIAALRALDASRIALVTPYLPSVTAPMRAHLAGHGIEVTHEVSFGEGDDRRVGRITEASTRAAMLEAARAPGTEAIFASCTNLRSFGIIDRVEAETGLPVVTSNQALLWHLVSLAGLPAGGSGPGRLWQD, encoded by the coding sequence GTGACGCGCTATGATCTCGACGCCGGGGCGGGCGGAGGGACGCGGATCGGTCTCGTCGTGCTCTCCACCGACGAGACGCTCGAACACGAGGCGCGGCTGGCCTTCACCGGCCGTGACGTCAACCTCCTGCACGCCCGCATCCCCTCCATCGCCGAGGTCAGGCCCGACACGCTCGCCACCATGGCCGACGAGATGACGGCGACGGCCGCGCTCCTGCCGCTGGGGCTTTCGGCGCTGGGCTATGCCTGCACCTCGGGCGCCACGGTGATCGGGCCCGCCGAGGTCGCGCGCCTTCTTCACATCGCGCATCCCAACGTTCCCGTCAGCGACCCGATGACCGCGGTGATCGCGGCGCTGCGCGCGCTCGACGCATCCCGCATCGCGCTGGTCACGCCCTACCTGCCAAGCGTCACGGCCCCGATGCGCGCCCATCTCGCGGGCCACGGGATCGAGGTCACGCACGAGGTGAGCTTCGGCGAGGGCGACGACCGCCGCGTCGGACGCATCACCGAGGCCAGCACCCGCGCCGCCATGCTCGAGGCCGCCCGCGCGCCCGGCACCGAGGCGATCTTCGCAAGCTGCACCAACCTGCGCAGCTTCGGCATCATCGACCGCGTCGAGGCCGAGACGGGCCTGCCCGTCGTCACCTCCAACCAGGCGCTGCTGTGGCATCTCGTCTCGCTCGCGGGCCTTCCCGCCGGCGGCTCCGGGCCGGGCCGCCTCTGGCAGGACTGA
- a CDS encoding anhydro-N-acetylmuramic acid kinase has product MLGPGIRRAAGAMSGTSLDGVDVAVIETDGERIAGFGETGYRAYTEAERSVLRAALGRWPGEELTEAERVVMDAHEEALLPLDAEIVGFHGQTLAHEPEGRGTHQLGDGAMLAERLGRPVVWDFRSADIRLGGQGAPLAPFYHFACAKWMGATEPLGFLNLGGVGNLTWIDPRRDAPQVPGALLAFDTGPANAPIDDVMQARLGQACDRDGRLARRGTVAEGALETFLEDPYFFRMPPKSLDRNAFHDMIERVRELPDADAVATLTAMSAAAVMRGMEHCPAPPARLLVAGGGRHNPVLMEMLAAALDCPVDPVETVGHDGDMLEAQAFAFLAVRVARGLPTSCPSTTGVRASVCGGTLSRPEAAA; this is encoded by the coding sequence ATGTTGGGGCCGGGGATCAGGAGGGCCGCGGGAGCCATGTCGGGCACCTCGCTCGACGGGGTGGACGTGGCCGTGATCGAAACCGACGGCGAGCGGATCGCGGGTTTCGGCGAGACCGGCTATCGCGCCTATACCGAGGCAGAGCGCAGCGTGCTCCGCGCGGCCCTCGGGCGCTGGCCGGGCGAGGAGCTGACCGAGGCCGAGCGCGTGGTGATGGACGCGCACGAGGAGGCGCTGCTGCCGCTCGACGCCGAAATCGTGGGCTTCCACGGCCAGACCCTCGCGCATGAACCCGAGGGGCGCGGCACGCATCAGCTCGGTGACGGCGCCATGCTGGCAGAACGGCTGGGGCGGCCCGTGGTGTGGGATTTCCGCAGTGCCGACATCCGGCTCGGGGGGCAGGGCGCGCCGCTCGCGCCCTTCTATCACTTCGCCTGCGCCAAGTGGATGGGCGCGACCGAACCGCTGGGATTTCTCAATCTCGGCGGCGTCGGCAACCTCACCTGGATCGACCCGCGCCGCGATGCGCCGCAGGTGCCGGGCGCGCTGCTGGCCTTCGACACGGGTCCCGCCAACGCGCCCATCGACGACGTGATGCAGGCGCGGCTGGGGCAGGCTTGCGATCGCGACGGGCGGCTCGCACGGCGCGGCACCGTGGCCGAGGGCGCGCTCGAGACATTTCTCGAAGACCCGTATTTCTTTCGCATGCCGCCCAAGTCGCTCGACCGCAACGCCTTTCACGACATGATCGAGCGCGTGCGCGAGCTGCCTGACGCCGACGCGGTGGCGACGCTCACGGCGATGAGCGCCGCGGCGGTGATGCGCGGGATGGAACATTGCCCCGCGCCGCCCGCGCGGCTTCTGGTCGCGGGCGGCGGGCGGCACAACCCTGTGCTGATGGAGATGCTGGCGGCGGCGCTCGACTGTCCCGTCGACCCGGTCGAGACGGTGGGACACGACGGCGACATGCTCGAGGCGCAGGCCTTCGCCTTCCTCGCGGTGCGCGTGGCGCGCGGACTGCCCACCTCGTGCCCCTCCACCACGGGCGTGCGGGCCTCGGTCTGCGGCGGCACGCTCAGCCGACCCGAGGCCGCGGCGTGA
- a CDS encoding helix-turn-helix transcriptional regulator: MDTITAATAFAALSQPLRLDVFRRLVVAGDAGMLAGEIAEALDTKQNTMSANLAALRHAGLIRSTREGRAIRYHADHDGIRRLLGFLLEDCCGGHPDRCRPLISELTCC; the protein is encoded by the coding sequence ATGGATACGATAACCGCCGCCACCGCCTTCGCCGCCCTGTCGCAGCCGCTCCGGCTCGACGTGTTCCGCCGCCTCGTCGTCGCGGGCGATGCGGGCATGCTGGCGGGCGAGATCGCCGAGGCGCTGGACACGAAGCAGAACACGATGTCCGCGAACCTCGCCGCGCTGCGCCATGCGGGCCTGATCCGCAGCACGCGCGAGGGCCGCGCCATCCGCTACCACGCGGATCACGACGGCATCCGCCGCCTGCTCGGCTTCCTGCTCGAGGATTGCTGCGGCGGCCACCCGGATCGCTGCCGACCGCTCATTTCCGAACTCACCTGCTGCTGA
- the tyrS gene encoding tyrosine--tRNA ligase: MTYHPKSDFLAVMIERGFMADCTDLQGLDEAMVRGVLPAYIGYDATAASLHVGHLLNIMMLRWLQKTGHKPITLMGGGTTKVGDPSFRADERPLLTPAQIADNIAGMKAVFASYLTYGEDETDALMLDNAEWLDGLNYLEFLRDIGRHFSVNRMLSFESVKSRLDREQSLSFLEFNYMILQAYDFLELNRRYDCRLQMGGSDQWGNIVNGIDLTRRVIEREVWGLTSPLLTTSDGRKMGKSQGGAIWLNADMLSPYEFWQFWRNTTDADTGRFLKLYTELPVEECERLGALEGSEINEAKIVLADEVTTLLHGAEAAAAAQATAREVFERGGVGDDLPTVELSAEELGDGISVVQLLVRSGLAKSGKEAKRLIAENGARMDDAPLTDAGVMIDAGALAQPIKLSAGKKRHALVKLGG; the protein is encoded by the coding sequence ATGACCTATCATCCGAAGTCCGATTTCCTGGCCGTCATGATCGAACGTGGCTTCATGGCCGATTGCACCGATCTGCAAGGGCTGGACGAGGCGATGGTGCGCGGTGTCCTGCCGGCCTATATCGGTTACGACGCGACGGCGGCATCGCTGCATGTGGGGCATCTGCTCAACATCATGATGCTGCGCTGGCTCCAGAAGACCGGCCACAAGCCGATCACGCTCATGGGGGGCGGGACGACCAAGGTGGGCGATCCGAGCTTTCGCGCCGACGAGCGGCCGCTGCTGACGCCTGCGCAGATCGCCGACAACATCGCGGGGATGAAGGCGGTCTTCGCCTCCTACCTGACCTATGGCGAGGACGAGACGGATGCGCTCATGCTCGACAACGCCGAGTGGCTCGACGGGCTCAACTATCTCGAGTTCCTGCGCGATATCGGGCGGCATTTCTCGGTCAACCGGATGCTCTCGTTCGAGAGCGTGAAGTCGCGCCTCGACCGGGAGCAATCGCTGTCGTTCCTCGAGTTCAACTACATGATCCTCCAGGCCTACGACTTTCTCGAGCTGAACCGGCGCTATGACTGCCGGCTGCAGATGGGCGGCTCGGACCAGTGGGGCAACATCGTGAACGGCATCGACCTCACGCGCCGGGTGATCGAGCGCGAGGTCTGGGGCCTGACCTCGCCGCTTCTGACCACGTCGGACGGGCGCAAGATGGGCAAGAGCCAGGGCGGCGCGATCTGGCTCAATGCCGACATGCTCTCGCCTTACGAGTTCTGGCAGTTCTGGCGCAACACCACGGATGCCGACACGGGCCGGTTCCTCAAGCTCTATACCGAGTTGCCGGTCGAGGAATGCGAACGGCTGGGCGCGCTGGAAGGATCCGAGATCAACGAGGCCAAGATCGTGCTGGCCGACGAGGTGACGACGCTTCTCCACGGGGCCGAGGCCGCGGCGGCGGCACAGGCCACGGCGCGCGAGGTGTTCGAGCGCGGCGGTGTGGGCGACGACCTGCCGACGGTCGAGCTGTCGGCCGAGGAACTGGGCGACGGGATCTCGGTGGTGCAGCTTCTGGTGCGCTCGGGTCTCGCCAAATCGGGCAAGGAGGCCAAGCGCCTCATCGCCGAGAACGGCGCGCGGATGGACGATGCGCCGCTCACCGATGCGGGCGTGATGATCGACGCGGGCGCGCTCGCACAGCCGATCAAGCTGAGCGCGGGCAAGAAGCGGCACGCGCTGGTGAAGCTCGGCGGCTGA
- a CDS encoding CocE/NonD family hydrolase: MVETTETIWIEMPDGVRLAARLWRPEGVEGPVPTILEYIPYRRRDRTRLRDESMHPRFAEAGYAALRVDMRGTGDSGGIMHGEYLEQEIQDGCDVIAWIRAQDWSDGQVGMFGKSWGAYSSYQIAARRPEGLKAIAPVMGTDDRWSECIHFSGGCLMTDNFWWGAIMQLFMAQPPDPEIVGERWRDMWRARLDAAEFWPAEWLEHQTRDAFWRHGSVCEDYAAIEVPVYIFGGWADAYRNTPFRMAEHARAPVKVMIGPWGHLYPHEGAPGPQVDFPAELIRWWDHWMKGRDTGLMDEPRLRLYLQEAVPPAPIHAHREGVWVEEPCWPSPNIETRRLWLNAGTLGAEAEDGPAMEVRTPTSYGQMAGDNMSFATPGDIPGDARLDGVGALEFRDAVREGPLDILGVPRMTLSIAADKPQAQIAALLVDEAPDGAQTVITRGFANPAHREGPEQALPLTPGKAVEIAIEFHATSYRLPEGHRLMLKLSSGYWPMLWPAPEPVALTLRPGEARLDLPVRRATPDATTPRPLPVPAPAAAPAMTQLRGGSMNREVCYDAMTGRLGSRMMIDGGVFGPVGRIRLDATGTEMGDLSDRLYEIGADPSSARAVMTQEGGFAREGWRPRIETRAEMWSDAETFHLRAVTRCYDGDALFHEKEWSHEVPRNGM; encoded by the coding sequence ATGGTCGAGACCACCGAGACGATCTGGATCGAGATGCCCGATGGCGTGCGACTGGCCGCGCGGCTCTGGCGGCCCGAGGGGGTCGAGGGGCCGGTGCCCACCATCCTGGAATATATCCCCTACCGGCGGCGCGACCGCACGCGGCTTCGGGACGAGAGCATGCATCCGCGCTTTGCCGAGGCGGGTTACGCCGCGCTGCGCGTGGATATGCGCGGAACGGGCGACAGCGGCGGGATCATGCATGGCGAGTATCTCGAGCAGGAGATCCAGGACGGCTGCGACGTGATCGCCTGGATCCGGGCGCAGGACTGGTCGGACGGCCAGGTGGGCATGTTCGGCAAGAGCTGGGGCGCCTACAGCTCCTACCAGATCGCGGCGCGGCGGCCCGAGGGCCTGAAGGCAATCGCGCCGGTCATGGGCACCGACGACCGCTGGTCCGAATGCATCCATTTCAGCGGCGGCTGCCTCATGACCGACAATTTCTGGTGGGGCGCGATCATGCAGCTTTTCATGGCGCAGCCGCCCGACCCCGAGATCGTGGGCGAGCGCTGGCGCGACATGTGGCGCGCGCGGCTCGACGCGGCGGAGTTCTGGCCGGCGGAGTGGCTGGAGCACCAGACGCGCGACGCGTTCTGGCGGCATGGCTCGGTCTGCGAGGATTACGCCGCGATCGAGGTGCCGGTCTATATCTTCGGCGGCTGGGCCGATGCCTATCGCAACACGCCCTTCCGCATGGCCGAACACGCGCGCGCGCCGGTCAAGGTGATGATCGGACCCTGGGGGCATCTCTATCCGCACGAGGGCGCGCCGGGGCCGCAGGTGGATTTCCCCGCCGAGCTGATCCGGTGGTGGGATCACTGGATGAAGGGGCGCGACACGGGGCTGATGGACGAGCCGCGCCTGCGTCTCTACCTTCAGGAGGCCGTGCCGCCCGCGCCGATCCATGCCCATCGCGAGGGGGTGTGGGTCGAGGAGCCGTGCTGGCCCAGCCCGAATATCGAAACGCGCCGCTTGTGGCTGAACGCGGGGACGCTGGGCGCGGAGGCCGAGGACGGTCCCGCCATGGAGGTGAGGACACCCACGAGCTACGGGCAGATGGCGGGTGACAACATGTCCTTCGCCACGCCGGGCGATATTCCGGGCGACGCGCGGCTCGACGGCGTCGGGGCGCTGGAGTTCCGCGACGCGGTTCGGGAAGGGCCGCTCGACATCCTGGGCGTGCCGCGCATGACGCTGAGCATCGCGGCCGACAAACCCCAGGCGCAGATAGCCGCCCTGCTGGTGGACGAGGCACCCGACGGCGCGCAGACGGTCATCACGCGCGGCTTTGCCAACCCGGCGCATCGCGAGGGACCGGAGCAGGCCCTGCCGCTCACCCCCGGCAAAGCGGTGGAGATCGCGATCGAGTTTCACGCGACCAGCTACCGCCTGCCCGAGGGGCATCGGCTGATGCTGAAGCTCTCGTCGGGATATTGGCCGATGCTCTGGCCTGCGCCCGAGCCGGTCGCCCTGACCCTGCGTCCCGGCGAGGCGCGGCTCGACCTGCCGGTGCGGCGCGCGACGCCTGACGCGACCACGCCGCGCCCCCTGCCCGTCCCCGCGCCCGCGGCGGCACCGGCGATGACGCAACTGCGCGGGGGTTCGATGAACCGCGAGGTCTGTTACGACGCGATGACCGGGCGTCTCGGTTCGCGCATGATGATCGACGGCGGCGTTTTCGGTCCGGTGGGCCGTATCCGGCTTGACGCGACGGGCACCGAGATGGGCGACCTCTCGGACCGCCTCTACGAGATCGGCGCGGACCCGTCGAGCGCGCGGGCGGTGATGACGCAGGAAGGCGGCTTCGCGCGCGAAGGCTGGCGGCCCCGGATCGAGACGCGGGCCGAAATGTGGTCCGATGCGGAGACGTTTCACCTTCGGGCGGTGACGCGGTGCTACGATGGCGACGCGCTTTTCCACGAGAAGGAATGGTCTCACGAGGTGCCGCGCAACGGCATGTGA